CTAGGTGCACGAGACACGAGCGACCCTGTAGCTCCATGCACCCCTCGGGTGCGGTATAACATACCCAACCAGGCGTCGTTGAATAGACAACCTCCAGCTTCCCGAGAAAACATCCAAAAACCTGGTGGACGGAAAGAGGTCCGACCAGGTGGCTTTGAATAGACAACCTCCAACAGTCAGGTGGACAAAAAGGGGAAAGATATCTGGTGCTCCGGGAGCACCTAAACTTAGGTGCTCCGGGAGCTTCTCAGCCGTTGGATCTAAAATCCAAAGGCCAAGGAGAGAGCTCGCGCATTTATTCAAAAAACACCCCTAGAAGTCCGTTATTATAACCAGATCCAGCGCATCCCTAGATGACCGTTAGATTATAGATCCAACGGCTGAGGAGCTCCGGGAGCACCTAAACTTAGGTGCTCCCGTAGCACCTGATATTTTCCCGACAGAAAGGGTCGTGAACAGCGGGGAACGAGCAGCGAGCCAAAGCCCCCTCCCAGACAGGCAGAGGGGCACCACGAATTGATTGGATGGTGAAGGAGTCACGCGATGCCATGGATGGTCTAAGGAGGCGGGTACTCTAAAATTATTTAAAGGAGTAATACTCAGTCAACTTTGGAGTATCAGTACGTCAAGCAAAAATATTAGAAACTAGACGGCTATTCTCCATGTTTTATCTGCCGGCCTGAGGCTTACAGTTATTCTAGTGATTCCTTGACTGCTTCATGAAGTCGCCAGCAAGTAACTAGTCATGCGTATAAACTATGTATAAATCCAATAATTGGGGTAGCCTTTCTTGTGCAAAGACAATGAAAGACGATAAGAACAAATTATTATCAGGCATTAGGACAACGGACTTGACAGGCGTGCCGTTCCTTGTAAATAGAAAAATGCAGGACGGCAGGGACAATTGTACTCCACTATTCTTGTTCATGTAGAAGTGAAGGTCACTTAATGTCACATATGACTTTTACCTACCCTGCAAAGTGCCAAATGTCTTGTGAAGGTAACTAAATGATGGAAGATATCCTCAGACAGTCAGTAAGAAAGAGAAAAATAAGCAGGTATTACTCTTTTTATTGACTAGTTACCGCCATATGACAAGCCCTGTCTATTCTGCATACAAGTGGCACATACCACAGACAAGAGTTTGCAGTTTCTTTCACACTACAATGGCTATATATACACCAAACAAACGAAGGGATAGTTAGCACTTGCGTGTGGCTGAGCTGCATACAACCACATCACACAAATGAGTGTGGCAAGCATAGCAGCCCTGCTGCTGCTTCTGGCCACCATGTTAGTGTTAGTCTTGGCCAACATAGCGGTGCCTAACTGCACCAGCAGATGCGGCAACATAAGCATACCTTACCCATttggcatcacctccgggtgccACCGTGAGGGCTTCAAGCTTGCCTGCAACGAGACATATCATCCCCCAAAGCTCTTCATGGACAGTTCCGGAGTCGAAGTGCTTGAAATATCATCGCCAAACAGCACACTGTACATTGACAGTGGGATCCTCACCTTGGCGGGGGATGAGTCGGACGACGGTCACATCCGTATGAATTGGTCAGTCCCCCTTGACGACACCTTGTATAGGGTAGCAATAGGCAAGAATGAAATCATTGTTCTGGGGTGTGGAATCAATATGATTGTTCAATGGCCTGATCCTGGCAAATGGCCTTATCCTGGCGACGAATCTACTCCAATCAGCAATTGTATCTCGGAATGCATGGCGGGTGCGGGTCATCCAGTGATAGCAACTAATGGCACATGTCCTGGCATTGGTTGCTGCAGTATAGACATGCATTCTGAGTCAAATAGGTTTCCCATCAAGTACACCATTGACAAAGAGAACTTGCCGCCGGTTAACGCAAGTCTTGCTTTGGTGGAGAGCAAATGGTGGAGCAAGATGAAGAATGTCATGATGCTGCAGAAGGCGGCATCGTCTGACACCAGCCTTGGTGCCTCCAAAGGCGTACTACACCCCATACCAGGGGTACCGATTAGAACGGCTATCAGGTGGATGTTCAGTAACTTGTCGTGTGCCGCGGCTAGCAATTCAAGTGACTTTGGGTGCCTCAGCGACAGGAGTGAGTGCCTTGAGTATCCTATATCAGATGATTCAACTGGAGGTTACACATGCCGGTGTTGGCATGGCTACCATGGCAACCCTTACGTGCAACATGGATGCCAAGGTATGCTACCAGACTCCCTGTATTTCATTTTTTGATGGCTAGTGTATAATCAGTAGTGCACAAAGCCCGAAACTACTTAGCTTCATTACTACTGCAGATATCGACGAGTGTACAAGTCAAGGCGAGTACCCCTGCTTTGGTCAGTGCATCAATCTGATAGGGTCATATACTTGTACCTGTCCGCATGGCACCACTGGTGATCCCCGAAAACAAAATGGATGTTCTTCAACCAAAGGAATTTTTTCAGGTAATGGACAAGATTGGAAGAGAACGATCTTTGTCAATAACTTTGTAATATGAGCACAATATTACCATATCATTAATATTCATGACTCTTCGAGATTTGTTTATTTACTCAAAATCTAGATGCAAGTAAACTGATTATCCACTCTCCAGGATTTACAACAGTGGTAGGAATCGGCAGCTGTGTAGGAACTCTTCTAATTATCCTCAGTATTCTCATTATAAGACGAAAGCTCTTAGTTTGGAAAGCAAGGAAGTCAAGAGAATTTTTCTTCAAAAAGAACAGAGGGTTGTTGCTACAGCGGCTTGTAGACAAGGATATTGCTGAAAGGATGCTGTTCAGTTTACAGGAGCTTGAGAAGGCAACAAATAAGTTTGACGAGGCTCGAAAACTCGGAGGTGGAGGCCACGGTACTGTCTACAAAGGGATTTTATCTGACAAACATGTTGTTGCCATCAAGAAGTCAAAAGTTGTAATCCAGAGAGAAACAGATGATTTCATCAATGAGATTGCCATCCTTTCTCAGGTGAACCACAGGAACGTAGTGAAGCTTTTCGGATGTTGTCTCGAGACAGAAGTTCCATTGTTGGTCTACGAATTCATTTCAAATGGAACTCTTTCTGATCATCTTCATGTCGGTACACCACTATCAATGCCATGGAAAGACCGGCTCAGAATAGCCATTGAAACCTCAAGGTGCCTTTCTTATCTGCACTCAGCTGCTTCAGTATCAATAGTCCATAGAGATGTCAAGTCCGCAAATGTACTACTTGACGATCGCCTCACAACAAAAGTATCGGATTTTGGAGCTTCAAGAGGCATTCCCATTGACCAAACTGGAGTCACAACTGCCGTTCAAGGAACTTTCGGATATTTGGATCCGGAATACTACCACACACGGCGACTCACCGAGAAAAGTGATGTATATAGCTTTGGTGTCATGCTTGTGGAGCTATTAACAAGGAAGAAGCCATGTGTCGACCTGTCAACACCAGGAGCCAGTCTAATTGCTGAATTCATCTTGCGAGTGAACCAAGACAAAATCTGTGAGATGCTAGACCAGCAAGTCATCGAAGAAGGGACTGAAGAGGCCAAACAAGTTGCAGCAGTAGCACTGATGTGCTTAAGTTTAAAGGGTGAAGATAGGCCCACAATGAGGCAAGTTGAGACAAAACTTGAAGTGATCCAAACTGTAGAAAGAAATACACCAGTGGAACAAACCAACGCCAATGCTGATGATGACAACTTCAGTAGACGATATAGTATGGAGGAAGAATGCATGTCATCTATGAGTTTCCCTAGGTAGACCTGGTTGATATCCCTTTGGttggatttcaatttttgaagcTAGCGGGTGCCCCATCCTGCCTCAGAAATTTTTCTGCCTTTCTTGGTTCTTCAGTAAATTGCCACGTCCTATTTAAATATGCTTAGATGACAGCAGCATCGGCATGTAGCACCGCAGTAACAacacaagtactccctccgtttttatgtACTCCGCATATTTgctttgactgaagtcaaactttataaagtttgatcAAGTTTGTAGAAAACAATATGAACATTTACAGTAAAAAATTTATATGATGTGAAAAAATATGCAATGATGAATTGAATGATATATATTTGGTGGTGTATATGTTAATAGTTTTTTCTACAAACTTGCAGTGGTTTAGGATTACATTTGCTGTGGTCGCAGGGCCCAACCCAATACACTGACTTAGCTAGTGGTTTTgcgaaaaaagaaaaacaaagctAGTAGTTTTGCACATTCGTGAAACCTTCCACCGGTTTCGGTAAGGTAAGGTTTCACAtagtttttttcttctttttctatGTCTTTATCAGTTTTCTGTTGGATTTTCTACTTTtggttctctttctttttatATGTTTTTCACATTGACTTTTTAAAATGCACTAGAAAACATGCCCGTACATTGCAACGGGAGAAAGGAATCACACATATGCACTTTAGACGGCGACTATTAGCCTCCGCGCTTACTATTTTCCTCCGGTGACACGGGGCACGTGTTTTCCTTAACCCTTGGCCTGGATCCATGCAGCGCAGTTGCCTCAAGCGCCAAGGTTCTTCCATCCCGGCAGCGGCCGACGGCTCCCAACATGACTGGTTCCCCTCTGGCGCATTCCTGGCTGTGTGGATGCCCAAGACACGTGTTGATGGTGACACTATTCATCAACGGAAGGTAAAAAAACAAGTCAATAAGTCTTACTCTTTGTGTTTTCCATCAAAAGACTAAAAATGGCTGTAGTTTCCATGGAGTTTGGCATATTTTACATAGATGCCTACTTGCTTATAAATATTCTTAACCTTCGGACATTTGAAGCCATTGTGAAACAGTAGACAAGTCGTATCAAGAATGCTAACTTGTATATTTTTTGATCTAGTGTTCTACTGCCTCTGTCGACGTTTAtagacactagtgtagtgccaaaaatgtcttatattatggaacggaAGGAGTACAATTGATTAAGACGCTATGCGGTTGGTGGCTCGTTTCGTTGCCCGCATCAGCACATTATATGATATAGGCTATGACAAAACTTGCCAGCAAAAGAAGAATGCCAAAAGTGAAGCATATTTTATACGCCTTCTCAGCATATGTGCTAACAATTTAGAATTTTTCTGAGAGGTTTACATATAACACTAAATTACCACTATTATTATTTTCCCTCAGGAACAACCCAAATGTATTAGTGTACTGACCTCAGTTGGTTAGGTTATTACTTCATATTGAAACCTACTTACCCAGGTTCAAGTTCTGGACTACCAGCGCTTAAATTTACCTGGATTTATTTCCCGTATTTTCGGTGCTATTCATGCGGGACGATGTGTTTGTCAACCACGAGGTGCGTATGATGACTTCATCAATCTCAAATTTTACAAGATTAGTCATCTCTTGGACATACTCTTAGAAATAGGGCGCGCTTTTGTCGCCAATATGAGGTGAGTGTACGTATGCACCATGTATATGTATGTGTCTACATGTGAATGTGTTCCTAAAAAGAGCCAAACACATTACTTTGTTATAATGTATTTGTGTTGGAAGGTTCTCCCTCGCAAGACAAAGGGTGAAAAGAAATAGACCTTAACACCGCGGAATAAAATATGTGATCAAATACTTACTACTCACCTCTTTCGAAGTTGAAGTAGAAACAAAACATTACTAGAGCAGGCATTCAAAGCAGTTCCCACGTAAGGGGTAAATGCACGACTTGTGCGTGATCAAGCGGAGAACCTCGCCGCAGCGCTCGACCTCCATGCCGCTGAGCATGACCACTTTGGAGTAGTAGTTGGCGACACAGAAGCGGCCACCACCTAGGTGCACGAGGCACGAGCAATCCTGTCGCTCCGTGCGCCCCTCGGGTGCCACGATGCCCATGTCCAGCTCATGGCTACCAAGGCGCGGCAGCGGCTGCTCGCCCGTGGAGACTAGGCTGCTGAGGTCCGCTGCACAGAGAACTCCCTTGTCTCTGGCCGAGAATCCGTACCAGAGGCCGTGCTCCGGGGCATGCTGCACCTGTCCCTGGAACGGCAGGTCCCAGTCGGCGGCCTTGCTCCATGCGCGTGTCTCCGTGTCCAGGAAGAAGGTGCCCTGGCCCTTGGAGGAGACCCAGATGTGGGAGTCGCCGACCACCGCGGCGGTGCTGACTATGTCGCAGGGATGGCCGTGCCGCGGCGGTGGCACGTAAGGAGGCGCGGGGAGGAGATGCCATGCCCGGTCCATGGGATTTTTCCCCGCCTGGATGAGCGCCTCCATGGGGTTCTTGGACGACGCATCGTCTTCCCGCTCCCACCACAACGGAGCATCCTCCATGACATACAAGTCGTCGCCGACGGGGAGCCACAGGGAACTGCACTTGGGCACACTCATGCCGGGCAGGCTGCACGAGGTCCGGGAGGCGGCGTCGTAGAGGACGGGTTTATGTTCCGGAGACTTCAAGCGTGGCGCGGCGAGGATCTTGTCCCTGGCGCGGCCGAAGAGCATGAACTCCATCGTCCGGGCATTGAAGCCCGTTACGGGATGGTCGAAGGTAGTGATGGGGGGAGGCAGGCGAGCCTTCTCCGGCGCAGGCGCCGCCTGCGGTTGATCCTCGCGGTGGAAGAGTGTCGACGGGTCGATGCGGCGCACCGAGTACACGCAGGCCTTCTGCTCTTCGGGTTCGCCATAGAATTCCAGCTTGGATCGGGGTTTGGGCCATCTGTAGTGGTTGACCACCATGTAGAGGAAGGAACGAGCACGGCTCATGATCGGCCTGgattggcggcggcggcggcggccggcgggagCACGCGTATATGCAATCTGGCTGGTCACACCCTCTGCCGTGTCATGTGTTGTTTCTATTGTACTACCGCATAAGGTACGCATGGTGGGCTGAAATAGCGAAGAtgtacaaaaaacaaaaactagggcatagtccaatagtccgatAGGCATGTTAATAAAACATGGGTAGCACTAAAAAAACATGGGTTGTTGCTTTAAAAATAATATGGGTTTGTCCAGATTTTTTTTCCTAGACGGGTGGTGCGGCCCTTTGAGAAAAGGTACATTTTCCCTTTTATGTAAACTTTAAAAATAAATTTTATCTCACTAATTCATACATAGTCAAAGTAATAAAAAAATACAATTTAAAATAGATTCGTGAGTCATGGACAACTTCGCACATACCCAACAATATAAAAAGGATGTAGTCCTTTGGAAACAAGGTTATGCACTTTTAAAAACTAATATtgtgtttaaaaaaatgttcatttaGTACAAAAATAGTTTGATTATTGTTTACAATTTTTATGTAATTAGTACAATTATTTATGAATTTTAAAAAgtttatatatataatttttttacTTCTGCTGTTCTTTGTACTACCTTGACAGATGATGAATATACCGGAAGTTTTCTCCTGAAAAAAGAGATATGCTCCTGGTCATACAACACCACCACGACTATATTGTTATTTAGTAAACATGTCATCATATCTTggctactccctctgtctaggtgtgtaagtcatcttacgttgtgcaccgcaaccaaggtggagaggaaaacgagaaaacttaatgtctttttgctaattaatagcattgcatgcaatgaactaaccactgcatgtcatgtttggtagtctcaagtcattaaagcATGCACGgtccacatctcttattggttgatatgttaCAAAACAAGAaatgaggagggagttaatgtatcgtgcctaagtgtttttggattatttggttttcataaggtgacttacccacctagacggagggagtagttagtATTTGTTTCTAGGTGCAGATGGTGCACTGGCACCCCCCATCCTCAACACACTTAGAGGTCCAACTGCACGGATAACACTGAGTGTGGTTGAAAAATGCGCCACATGTTGTCCTACAACTGAGGTCATCACACCGTGGTGGATAAGTAGTCCTTCCAAAGCATGCACCCTCTGTTGACGCAAAATAGTACCATAAAAAATGAAATTGCACATCAATATTTGTGATCTTGGATGAGTTATTAAAGCAAGGTTCCACATGAGCAAATGAGTACCTGCTGCCATCATGAGGAGGGCAAGGGTGAGGAAAACCATGATTGTGGTCCTCATCTTTGATATCTAGATAACGCTGCTAATTGAAAACGCGGTTGGTAGATGTTTGTGAGTTGTGAAGGTGAGCAGGGCTACCCTCTTATAGCATTGGAGATGTGATGTGTCTAGAACGGTATTAAAGCACCAGGCTGGATAAACATGTCCAAATTAATGGTAATTGAGTGCATTGGTTAGTATTTAATGCATTAATTTGTGGATGAGTACTTATTTATTAGAGGAATAATAACAAGGGGAAATTTAATTATACTTAGAAAAGGTAAGTTGGCCCACAGAACGATCATAGCAAGCCCCCCTGAAAATAATTTGACCTACGAATTTTTTTTAGGTTTAAAATCAACAATTTAAGGGGAATAAAGTAAATACCCCAAACAAATTGGAATTTCAATTGAAAACAAATAGGTTTAACATTAATGAACGTGGGGATTATGGTACTTACCATGGATCGAGAGAGATTCATTTCAGTGGGGCTGTCAGGGTGCCTTTACCTACCTGGACTAATCGTCCGAAATTCGCTTCCATGGAAAATCATTGTGCAAATTCCTTTCATCTAGTTTTTGTAAGGTAACTCGTGAGATACTTATCTCATCACAATCACCTCTTGCTGGATTCTTATACTGACATTGCTCAACCCTTCTCAAGGAAAGGGGACGAGTTTAAACTTGATATTCCTAGAGTACCGTCTTGATAGTAACGTATAGCATATACACTGCATGCACTAGAACATAAACATATATTGTAGTAACATGTTTTAAGCAGCCGTGTTAAACGGGCCAGGCCGAGTACTATGTATATTGTAGTAACATGTTCTGTCACATGCACGGTACTGTGTATTGTGCATGCCCAGGCCGAGTAGTCGTACGTGTGGATGTGGTGGTCTTTTTGTTGGcttggtgtgtgcatgcatggcaATCGAAAGACATATGGGTGGTCAGGCGTGTCTATCACCTTGTGGGTAGAACCTAGAGCCGGGCTGCCTACGTCCAGCAATCCCAATTGGCACCCAGGCTTCATTTGGATGCTATGAGAGATATTTCCAGAGAATAGATGCCCCGGTTGAATTTTTCTTTGGCCAACTAGAAGCCCCGTGGAAAATTGGCATCCACATTTGGCTCCAAGGTGCAAATCCCCGCCACAGAGAAAAGACACAAAACTAAAGGAGAGTCAAGACCTGATGAACTCAAGCAACAACATACCCCATCAGATATTGCTACGAGTGAGCCTCCTTTGGACATGTATCTCCCCGTCATCATTGTCTTCCCGGCCACCACCAGCAGcagtcaccgccgccgccggcagcctCCCTAGTGGCGCGATCTAGTGGGAAGGACACAGAACTACAGTGGGAGGAGATCCAACGATGCAGCACGACGGAGGCGGAGGCACGAGTACGAGGCGCAGCCAGACACCAAGGAAGAGAGGAGAGGCAACACAACCTCGGAACGAACGGTGTCGCAGGGGAGGGAGGCAGCGGCTGCATGTGGCAGGGGAGACAGGCGTCAAGTCTTGAGAGAGAGGCTATTCATGACTTATCCTTTCAGCTACCACAACTATCTTTGGACAACTAACATTAGCTACAAAACCACGATACATGTGAAAGGAAGCTTATTGTGCTTTTAAGTTTATATAGTTGAAGCATTTTGTGGTGGCTTGGCATCACGACACCTTACCCTCATCATGATCAGTCTTCACTTGCTCCCACCTTCTTTGCTGAGTTAAGTTGTCAATGTTCATGGCTGGAATTAGAACACCACTTCACCGGAGTGGGATAATATAGTCGAATGGCATTAGATGACTGAAAGTGAACATTGTTGTGGATTTACTACTGCACATAGGAAGTATTTTTTCAGCCTTGTCATAACTTGATACTACTTGTGTGGAACAAGAACAACAATTTGCATAACTTGTTGATTTGACTGTGTCGTCAACAACCTGGAGCCGTTTTTAGTTTGTTTCACTAACTCTGGTGCAATTTAAACTCCTAACATGTGTTGGCAAATTTTCCTTGTTTTGTTGCGATGAAAGGCATGCAAGTAGTGAAGGGAATGAAAGATAGTCCTACTAACTTGAAGTCCAATTCAGGTGGCCATGTAAGCATGGGAAGCGAAATGTTTTCATGGTCAAGGCAGAGGCATTAGTTGTCCACGACAAGGGACATGGGACATGGAGCTGCCCATGATAGTGGGCCTTGTtagaaatataccctagaggcaataataaattggttattattatatttccttgttcatgataatcgtttattatccatgctaaaattgtattgataggaaactcagatacatgtgtggatacatagacaacaccatgtccctagtaagcctctagttgactagctcgttgatcaatagatggttacggtttcctgaccatggacattggatgtcgttgataacgggatcacatcattaggagaatgatgtgatggacaagacccaatcctaagcctagcacaagatcgtgtagttcgtttgctaagagcttttctaatgtcaagtatcatttccttagaccatgagattgtgcaactcccggataccgtaggaatgctttgggtgtaccaaacgtcacaacgtaactgggtggctataaaggtgcactacaggtatctccgaaagtgtctgttgggttggcacgaatcgagactgggatttgtcactccgtgtaaacggagaggtatctctgggcccactcggtaggacatcatcataatgtgcacaatgtgaccaaggagttgatc
The Aegilops tauschii subsp. strangulata cultivar AL8/78 chromosome 3, Aet v6.0, whole genome shotgun sequence genome window above contains:
- the LOC109777461 gene encoding wall-associated receptor kinase 5-like; protein product: MLVLVLANIAVPNCTSRCGNISIPYPFGITSGCHREGFKLACNETYHPPKLFMDSSGVEVLEISSPNSTLYIDSGILTLAGDESDDGHIRMNCIDMHSESNRFPIKYTIDKENLPPVNASLALVESKWWSKMKNVMMLQKAASSDTSLGASKGVLHPIPGVPIRTAIRWMFSNLSCAAASNSSDFGCLSDRSECLEYPISDDSTGGYTCRCWHGYHGNPYVQHGCQDIDECTSQGEYPCFGQCINLIGSYTCTCPHGTTGDPRKQNGCSSTKGIFSGFTTVVGIGSCVGTLLIILRLLLQRLVDKDIAERMLFSLQELEKATNKFDEARKLGGGGHGTVYKGILSDKHVVAIKKSKVVIQRETDDFINEIAILSQVNHRNVVKLFGCCLETEVPLLVYEFISNGTLSDHLHVGTPLSMPWKDRLRIAIETSRCLSYLHSAAYSSCE
- the LOC141020826 gene encoding uncharacterized protein, encoding MSRARSFLYMVVNHYRWPKPRSKLEFYGEPEEQKACVYSVRRIDPSTLFHREDQPQAAPAPEKARLPPPITTFDHPVTGFNARTMEFMLFGRARDKILAAPRLKSPEHKPVLYDAASRTSCSLPGMSVPKCSSLWLPVGDDLYVMEDAPLWWEREDDASSKNPMEALIQAGKNPMDRAWHLLPAPPYVPPPRHGHPCDIVSTAAVVGDSHIWVSSKGQGTFFLDTETRAWSKAADWDLPFQGQVQHAPEHGLWYGFSARDKGVLCAADLSSLVSTGEQPLPRLGSHELDMGIVAPEGRTERQDCSCLVHLGGGRFCVANYYSKVVMLSGMEVERCGEVLRLITHKSCIYPLRGNCFECLL